The following are encoded in a window of Mycolicibacterium tusciae JS617 genomic DNA:
- the pth gene encoding aminoacyl-tRNA hydrolase, which translates to MAEPQLVVGLGNPGPQYATTRHNIGFLVADILADRIGSGFKVHKKSGAEVVTGQLAGRAVVLAKPRCYMNESGRQVAPLAKFYSVAPADIIVIHDELDIDFGRIRLKSGGGVAGHNGLRSVGSALGTNDFARVRIGIGRPPGRMEGAAFVLGTFNSAEWKEVPTICEQAADATELLVSQGLEPAQNTVHAWG; encoded by the coding sequence ATGGCCGAGCCCCAACTCGTGGTCGGCCTCGGCAACCCTGGTCCGCAGTACGCCACGACCCGGCACAACATCGGCTTCCTTGTCGCCGACATTCTGGCCGACCGCATCGGCTCTGGATTCAAGGTGCACAAGAAGTCGGGGGCCGAAGTGGTCACCGGTCAGCTCGCCGGCCGAGCGGTGGTGCTCGCCAAACCCCGCTGCTACATGAACGAGTCCGGGCGGCAAGTCGCGCCGCTGGCCAAGTTCTATTCGGTGGCGCCTGCGGACATCATCGTCATCCACGATGAGCTCGATATCGACTTCGGGCGTATCCGGCTGAAGTCCGGCGGCGGTGTGGCCGGCCACAATGGCCTGCGGTCGGTGGGATCTGCGCTGGGCACCAACGACTTTGCGCGGGTCCGCATCGGGATCGGTCGTCCGCCCGGCCGGATGGAAGGCGCGGCGTTCGTACTCGGCACCTTCAACTCCGCCGAGTGGAAAGAGGTGCCGACGATCTGTGAGCAGGCCGCCGACGCCACCGAACTGCTGGTCTCACAGGGCCTGGAGCCGGCGCAGAACACCGTGCACGCCTGGGGCTGA